GACAGTGGCGTAGCGTAGATAGGTGGGGGTACTTTTAGGGGGAAGAAGGGGTAAGGGGATAGAAAATGcatgaaataaaacatgtttcgTTTTTAGCAGTATCTAGGGGTGGGTTGAGCGTGGCGCCCCACGTTCCAGAGAGGCCAAAGGATCTAGGGAGATCTGGGGacctaaaataaagataaaaggcgtcaaaaaaaattcttttacttttGTGGTGCTcaataaagaatttttcatcAATCTATCTTCAATTATGTAGGCAacttaaagtattaaattagtTCACATAATTACATGTATCCAGACTGACTTACACATAATCATTATATCATACTTATTAACCTCCTCGTGTACAGTTTCTCGAAGCAGGCGTACCTGTCCGAGGTGATGAACCCATACCCGCTGCCTGACAAGAGCCCCTCGTTCAAAGACTACGTCGGCAACAAGAACAACCGCTTCCTGACACCAGCGTCCATACACAAGAACAGAATACAGCCCCGTCGAAGGTAACATATGTTTTTCtcattttgaacatttttttattatataggtatatattttgtgattttggtaaaaaaaaaaacaccttccagagcatgctctataaccctatgatgagaaacataaaaaatattgaatagaaataaaGATTCTCACCTTCGACGATcgcccaattcactgccttctatattgttttcaaatcttttttatacatttccCACAAATTCGTCTTTTTTAAGTCAGGTCACCTTAGTTCCAATGGAGTGATATAACTTCCCTTCACCAAGCTGGTAAAAAAGCCTCGCATTAGTAAGTCCGTTACTGAGTAccaataataagaaatataaatgatgatGGTGACTGTTTCCAGGTGCTGCACTTCTTCAACACGCCGCCAGACGTGTCCGACGAGCAGCTGCTGCAGGTGTTCAAGGACTACGGCGTCACGCCGCCGCACACCATCTCCAAGTTCCCGCTCAAGAGTGAGAGGTGACGTTTAcccatttatatttctttttttgcttAATTTCTTAGCAGCGTAAGGCAGTTGACTTCGCTGGAATGTATATGCCTTTTTTtagagtattattattttcaagaagataaatatgtgattttattaaaacgtaAAGTAAAATCAAATACTCTGTATCAAAACACTTGGGCTAAACACTTTTATtcttagaaatgtttttttttacattaggtcaataaataatactttataataaattacagtacaataattttattcctacaTTCCAGATCATCGTCGGGCCTGATGGAATTTCAGAACATTTCGCAGTCGGTGATGGCTATTATGGCGTGCAACCACGCCACCATACAGCATCCAGGTGGGTTCATGTTTTAACACAATATGTACATCCTGTATATAACATAGTATACAATGAAAAATTTACTGTTCGATGATATTATAAcaaatcatttcttttttttaagttaaattaaatatagaaaagttgtcttaaattacaattttttttcgtgaGTCGCGCaaaaaatatgagtttgtgACTTATCGAGAAGAAAATGAGACCCTTTTTCTTAAAAACATGTTGCAGTTTTTTCTTTCcatcaacaaaatattaaactctTAAAGCAATGATCGTTAAAATAACTCAATTCTAATAATCGCAAATACTAGCTCAATTTGACATTTTCAATTTTACCAACTACccacataatttataatctatagagattagttgtaatatttacaaatattagctcaatttattattttaatttatgccaATTACCCACATATTTACATTCCAATCTAAGGTAACTAACCCTTCACGCTGAACGTTTCCAGGTGCGAAATTCCCGTTCGTGATGAAGCTCTGCTTCTCATCCTCGAGACAAATCGGCCAGGGCAAGGGACAGCAGCAGAAACAGGAGCAAAACCAAAACCCCAACCAGAACCAACGGCAAGGGCAAAATAACGGCATGGCCGAACACGAGTACTAGTAAGAAACGTTAAACTGTATTCCTAgtgtaattgtgtaaaaaaaaaaaagcgcgaggagaataaaaaaaaaaatgacgtgGTTAAACAAAAGACATGTAAAATTGCGTTTAGAACGTCGGACCAAATGTTATGTCGGtatgacatttttataagttGGCAGCACTGATGGGTGAGGATAAGGTTGTTTTGTCTatgtactttgtttttttttttgaaaggtAAGCCAAAGATAAATGTTACCAGCTTAATGTTGATAATAGAATTCAAATGAATTATAGTTGTCcgtttttacgtttttttaattatagtgtttattgtacttatattcGCCTATGTACAGTGTGATGTTTTTTTTCGGGTTCATTTTCGATCCCGATAAAAAACATTGTGTATAGTGTATTAATTTCTGCACAAAGTATAGTTAGGAGCcaaaatatatacgtataaataaattagtcgagttaaaaaaaaatacattttcgacTCCGGTCCGTTGACgaacttccttatttttatatcgatatagTATTCTACTATTTAATGTTGTGTTTTGTGTTGTCATAATTTTATCTGGAAATATTGCCGGCCTAAGTATCGGAATGCTttcaaatgttatatattttaaatctagaAACGTGGTGACAGTTTTGACGTTGGCAACACAGTGTGTATTGTCAGAAAATGGCAACTCTCAGTCTAGTCAAAAATCTTAAGCATAAAATACATAGCAataaagcaatatatttatgtatgttatttagTATTTGACTGACCTTTTTATTTCTGTAcaatattccatttttttttactgtaggGACCATAGacaagattattttattttatttttttgcttaattCCCGTTATTAGAGATCGGAttctacatttatatatttaaagcaCATTGTTATAATAACACTTTTAATGAAAGTGACACAGCTATTATGAAAAATTAGTGACAAGCGAAAATAGGCCTTGTAGTCTGGtctctgttttttttaaatgattatctGCCACAGGTGTACGTACGAAATAAAGATGTGTTCAGTCAtcccttttaaaatatatatatcgtaTCAAATTTTATTCCGATGAATATCCCTTTTTCGTCTTTTGCCGAAATTCCGTCGGCGCAAGACACTGTCATGCGAAACTATaagcttttatataattatataaattttgttattctcTCAAAATATCTattcttgtaataaatatacacgGTGTTTCCTAATTGTTTTTCACGTTTTATAGTGAATCTTGCGGCGGGTGCGCATGATTGCAAGCATATTTTTTGCCTGCACAAGTATTTTAcgtgtgtaataaaaattgtgcAATGTATGCCACGTGTGATGTACTACATGTTATGCGCATGCGTACTGTATATGCAGTCATGTGTACCCGTCTTTATAATATGTCTGACACTGGAGCATTTGACAAGTAAacgtaatgaataaaaatatctgaataatATGTTGATAGTGTGTTTTCAACAGTGCTTTGGGGACCTTAATATTcttgtaatataatgtatttttgtatttaaaatgttgttattcGAGCACAAATTA
Above is a window of Manduca sexta isolate Smith_Timp_Sample1 chromosome 2, JHU_Msex_v1.0, whole genome shotgun sequence DNA encoding:
- the LOC115454052 gene encoding heterogeneous nuclear ribonucleoprotein L-like isoform X2 — protein: MHHPSMPPQNQGGPPQQGAVMMVYGLDPQTANADRLFNLCCLYGNVVRIKFLKTKEGTAMVQMGDGVSVERCVQNLNNVTVGEYTLTLAFSKQAYLSEVMNPYPLPDKSPSFKDYVGNKNNRFLTPASIHKNRIQPRRRCCTSSTRRQTCPTSSCCRCSRTTASRRRTPSPSSRSRVRDHRRA
- the LOC115454052 gene encoding heterogeneous nuclear ribonucleoprotein L-like isoform X1 — encoded protein: MHHPSMPPQNQQGAVMMVYGLDPQTANADRLFNLCCLYGNVVRIKFLKTKEGTAMVQMGDGVSVERCVQNLNNVTVGEYTLTLAFSKQAYLSEVMNPYPLPDKSPSFKDYVGNKNNRFLTPASIHKNRIQPRRRCCTSSTRRQTCPTSSCCRCSRTTASRRRTPSPSSRSRVRDHRRA